Proteins from a genomic interval of Sphingobacterium sp. SYP-B4668:
- a CDS encoding ExbD/TolR family protein — protein MNIRNRRARPSAEVHTAALNDIMFFLMLFFLLASAVSNPQVVKLLLPRSSAGEQSVAKKTMTVSITSDLQYHIDKQVVPYESLEALIQSKMATGEELTIMLYADNSVPIQNVISVMDVANRLKIKLVLATEPKKDK, from the coding sequence ATGAATATTCGTAATAGAAGAGCAAGGCCGTCTGCTGAAGTACATACCGCTGCATTGAACGATATCATGTTTTTCTTGATGTTGTTCTTCCTGTTGGCGTCGGCTGTATCCAATCCTCAGGTTGTCAAATTGTTGCTTCCTAGGTCAAGTGCTGGTGAGCAATCTGTCGCTAAGAAAACAATGACCGTATCGATTACTAGTGACTTGCAATATCATATTGATAAGCAAGTGGTACCCTATGAGAGCCTAGAGGCATTGATTCAGTCTAAGATGGCTACTGGTGAAGAATTGACGATTATGTTGTATGCTGACAATAGTGTGCCGATTCAGAATGTGATTTCGGTGATGGATGTTGCTAATCGCTTGAAGATTAAATTGGTATTGGCCACAGAGCCAAAGAAGGATAAATAG